The Kiritimatiellia bacterium nucleotide sequence CTTCCCCGGGAAATAAATCCAATGCTCGGCGGGAGACGGCTTCCCGGAAAGGCCGAGACTGAATATCAAGAGCGAGTTCCACTTCAGCCGCCGCAAACACGCCTTTTCTTCCCTGCCCACGCCGGGATAAACGGCGCCGAGGTCCGGCATCGGCATCGTGGAGATCAGCCTGCCGTAAAGAAACTCTTCCCCTTGAGCAGTGCGCACTACGCGGCGTTTCACGTCTATGCGAACGACCCTCCGGCCGTAAAGTATGTTCCCGCAGTTCTCCGCCATGCTGCGCGGCAGCACGTCTATCCTGCCGGCGGACGGATACCAGAACGTGGAATTATACCCCGGGAATTCCCCCTCTCCTCCGCGCGCGCCGGACAGCATTCTGCCGCGGGACGGCACGGGAACAAAAGAACGCGTCCATTCGCAGGTCATTCTGCTTAAAGGAAACCGCCAGAATTTCCTGTTGTAGGGAAGCATGAAATGCCGGGCGATGCCGGGGCCGAATTTTGCCGCGATCCAAGAAGCAAAATCCTGGCCCCGTCCGGGCCGGCCGCGGTTCTGCAGGCCGCGCACGCACTCAAGACGCATTTTTTCCGGCAGCGCGTAAAGATTGGCCTGAAAAGGATACGGGATATCGTGTCCCCGCAGATGTACCGACGCCTTCCTGCCGAATTTCGTCAATCCGCCTTTCAGCAGCCGGTCCACCGCGCGAAATCCGGAGGGGGTCCTGAAATGCAGGAGGTGCCCGGAGCAATCGAAGACAAAACGGCCGGTCTCTCTCGACCGGCACAACCCGCCCGGTTCATTCTCTCGTTCCAGGACGACGAAATCGGCTCCCTTTTCCCTCAGACGTATACCGGCGCTCAACCCGGAAAGACCGGCCCCGATGACCACAATCCGTTCTTTTCTT carries:
- a CDS encoding FAD-dependent oxidoreductase, with amino-acid sequence MKRKERIVVIGAGLSGLSAGIRLREKGADFVVLERENEPGGLCRSRETGRFVFDCSGHLLHFRTPSGFRAVDRLLKGGLTKFGRKASVHLRGHDIPYPFQANLYALPEKMRLECVRGLQNRGRPGRGQDFASWIAAKFGPGIARHFMLPYNRKFWRFPLSRMTCEWTRSFVPVPSRGRMLSGARGGEGEFPGYNSTFWYPSAGRIDVLPRSMAENCGNILYGRRVVRIDVKRRVVRTAQGEEFLYGRLISTMPMPDLGAVYPGVGREEKACLRRLKWNSLLIFSLGLSGKPSPAEHWIYFPGKEFVFYRACFPHNFSSSAAPAGQGSVYAEVSYPPGRRPGMKRLRREVLFGLRRAGIVSAKTRVCAQDVLEIKYAYPVYDRKYALSRRHIISSFLSRGVVLCGRYGSWRYFSMEDAMLDGISAAERAVGNA